The proteins below are encoded in one region of Synchiropus splendidus isolate RoL2022-P1 chromosome 13, RoL_Sspl_1.0, whole genome shotgun sequence:
- the lrrcc1 gene encoding leucine-rich repeat and coiled-coil domain-containing protein 1 isoform X6 translates to MDLLLSSDTSLNEMGLLLQVSHDAPHVAPHPKKPLGQLHQRGASEAVRDLAGGLGGMKDSGTAAPNPVDEQRIRQLEQQVSRLIHQIPARDTVTTSCVEPVRKAKRDTDQTSESDCDSVKENSRHSRIAKRPNPSKATKKINQGKGSESDQENLKQRSSKPSAAAARGRAGSSGGAITVGPARLEPPRRTRACGDVKTCQRPTEEQDTYRAIVTERDQERERRWKAEQEVMKLTEELKCLNTKVCEEKDLQSLTLHTTDRLKDLLLKERAQGSELQTQVEKLEDRCRCLTQQLEQTHCSEEQLRTTLHQLQEKVSHTETLRAQQHAEEMKQRQEGENKAAAMRRELDLQRASASQQKDKVQTLYELLASKEQEHRKQLEMRLQPGGADFREAVAREVSLAEQNKAQREAELQEKLAESRRDYAALEDEFRMALRLEAARFNEVKEVCDQMRTEVLSLRASLSQAQQREKKSASLVQELSAMVREQKSRISELIKAKRDAVAELKKRLHSLEAEVEQDQRLSLQLELLKKDKGRLLAQLTAQESVIDGLRAERKIWGQELAQQGASLAQDRGRLEARIEALTTEVESQRQQLERNDDALKIKSKIIDDQTETIRKLKESMQEREEQTRRLREEAAQVRKRHDEETAELQEQVEHLSLRREQLNQQLEFKEAELEDVKQRYSDSRKKWQEKGELLGKLESQVKRMKESFDSKEILLLEERNRASEAHKAAVEKLRTIDDAFRRQLESVQASHHSELLQVAQDKQQQIERANQKVLEVEEEMRQLLEEMEASKRLMEEKMKRLSSALQDFHS, encoded by the exons ATGgatcttcttctctcttctgacACTAGTCTCAATGAAATG GGCCTTTTGTTGCAGGTGTCCCATGATGCTCCACACGTCGCACCACACCCCAAAAAACCTCTGGGTCAGCTCCATCAGAGAGGTGCATCTGAAGCAGTCAGAGATTTGGCTGGAGGCTTAGGTGGAATGAAGGACAGTGGCACCGCGGCACCAAACCCTGTTGATGAGCAGCGCATCAGACAACTGGAGCAGCAGGTGTCGCGGCTCATCCATCAG ATTCCAGCGCGGGACACCGTCACCACCAGCTGTGTAGAGCCAGTACGGAAGGCCAAAAGGGACACGGACCAAACCTCCGAGAGTGACTGCGACAGTGTCAAGGAAAACAGCCGACACAGCAGAATCGCAAAACGTCCAAACCCCTCAAAGGCAACTAAAAAAATCAATCAGGGGAAGGGATCTGAGAG CGACCAGGAGAATCTTAaacagaggagttcaaagccttctgcagcagcagctcgggGGAGGGCAGGCAGCTCAGGGGGAGCCATCACTGTCGGGCCAGCAAGGCTGGAGCCGCCGAGGAGAACCAGAGCCTGCGGCGATGTGAAAACGTGTCAGAGGCCCACTGAGGAGCAGGATACCTACAGG GCGATCGTGACTGAGCGCGACCAGGAGAGGGAGAGGCGCTGGAAAGCCgagcaggaagtgatgaagCTGACAGAGGAGCTGAAGTGTCTGAATACGAAAGTCTGCGAGGAGAAAGACCTGCAGAGCTTGACCCTGCACACCACAGACAG ACTGAAAgacctgctgctgaaggagcgAGCACAGGGTTCAGAGCTGCAGACGCaggtggagaagctggaggacagGTGTCGGTGTCTCactcagcagctggagcagacgCACTGCAGCGAGGAGCAGCTGAGGACCACGCTGCACCAGCTACAGGAGAAGGTTTCCCACACAGAGACGCTGAGAGCTCAGCAGCATGCTGAAGAG ATGAAGCAGCGCCAGGAAGGCGAGAACAAGGCGGCAGCTATgaggagagagctggacctcCAGAGAGCTTCAGCTTCCCAGCAGAAAGACAAAGTGCAGACGCTGTATGAGCTTCTGGCCTCAAAGGAACAAGAGCACAG AAAACAGCTGGAGATGCGGCTTCAGCCTGGAGGGGCGGATTTTCGCGAGGCTGTGGCCAGAGAGGTTTCATTAGCAGAACAAAACAAGGCCCAGAGGGAGGCGGAACTGCAGGAGAAGCTCGCGGAGAGCAGGAGAGATTACGCTGCCTTGGAGGACGAGTTCCGTATGGCGCTGAGATTAGAAGCAGCTCGCTTTAATGAG GTCAAAGAGGTTTGCGATCAGATGAGGACTGAGGTGTTGAGTCTCAGAGCGAGTCTCTCTCAGGCGCAGCAGAGGGAGAAGAAGTCTGCCTCTCTGGTCCAGGAGCTCAGCGCCATGGTCAGGGAGCAGAAGAGCCGCATTTCAGAGCTCATCAAAGCCAAGAGAGATGCTGTTGCTGAACTGAAG AAGCGTCTGCACTCCCTGGAAGCCGAGGTGGAGCAGGATCAGCGTCTCAGCCTGCAGCTGGAGCTGCTCAAGAAAGACAAGGGTcggcttctggctcagctcactgcTCAAGAATCTGTGATCGACGGCCTCCGGGCAGAGAGGAAGATCTGGGGCCAAGAACTCGCCCAGCAAG GCGCATCGCTGGCTCAGGATCGCGGCCGCCTGGAGGCCAGGATCGAGGCGCTGACCACTGAGGTGGAGTCGCAGAGACAACAGCTGGAGAGGAATGACGACGCTCTGAAGATCAAGTCAAAGATCATCGATGATCAAACGGAAACTATCAGGAAGCTCAAAGAG TCCATGCAGGAGCGAGAAGAGCAGACCCGCAGGCTTCGAGAGGAGGCGGCCCAAGTCCGGAAAAGACACGATGAGGAGACGGCTGAGCTtcaggagcaggtggagcacCTGAGCCTGCGAAGGGAGCAACTGAACCAACAACTGGAGTTCAAGGAGGCGGAGCTAGAGGACGTGAAGCAACGATATAG TGACTCAAGGAAAAAATGGCAGGAGAAGGGGGAACTGCTTGGGAAGCTGGAGAGCCAGGTGAAGCGCATGAAGGAgagctttgactccaaagagatcctgctgctggaggagaggaatAGAGCGTCCGAGGCACACAA AGCTGCAGTAGAGAAGCTGCGCACCATAGATGATGCTTTCCGGAGACAACTGGAGTCTGTCCAGGCTTCCCATCACTCcgagctgctgcaggtggccCAGGACAAGCAGCAGCAAATCGAACGGGCCAATCAGAAG gtgctggaggtggaggaggagatgcgtcagctgctggaggagatggaAGCCAGCAAGAGGCTcatggaggagaaaatgaaacgTCTCTCCAGCGCGCTGCAAGACTTTCACTCctaa
- the lrrcc1 gene encoding leucine-rich repeat and coiled-coil domain-containing protein 1 isoform X4, translating into MLLSVLALLDVSLHSSVTSINLHCNHIPKIEGLSPTWHLRHLDLSSNLISKIEGLNSLACLRTLNLSCNKITKVEGLNGLVNLIRLNLSYNQINSLTGLLHLHGEGYKLKNLSLHSNNLSSMDHLLQCTLGLRQLRELTLIQRGRGNPVCESPGYRDMIFQSLPQISYLDGLDQQGSPLHTDADSPCDVPGLENYMDLLLSSDTSLNEMGLLLQVSHDAPHVAPHPKKPLGQLHQRGASEAVRDLAGGLGGMKDSGTAAPNPVDEQRIRQLEQQVSRLIHQIPARDTVTTSCVEPVRKAKRDTDQTSESDCDSVKENSRHSRIAKRPNPSKATKKINQGKGSESDQENLKQRSSKPSAAAARGRAGSSGGAITVGPARLEPPRRTRACGDVKTCQRPTEEQDTYRAIVTERDQERERRWKAEQEVMKLTEELKCLNTKVCEEKDLQSLTLHTTDRLKDLLLKERAQGSELQTQVEKLEDRCRCLTQQLEQTHCSEEQLRTTLHQLQEKVSHTETLRAQQHAEEMKQRQEGENKAAAMRRELDLQRASASQQKDKVQTLYELLASKEQEHRKQLEMRLQPGGADFREAVAREVSLAEQNKAQREAELQEKLAESRRDYAALEDEFRMALRLEAARFNEVKEVCDQMRTEVLSLRASLSQAQQREKKSASLVQELSAMVREQKSRISELIKAKRDAVAELKKRLHSLEAEVEQDQRLSLQLELLKKDKGRLLAQLTAQESVIDGLRAERKIWGQELAQQGASLAQDRGRLEARIEALTTEVESQRQQLERNDDALKIKSKIIDDQTETIRKLKESMQEREEQTRRLREEAAQVRKRHDEETAELQEQVEHLSLRREQLNQQLEFKEAELEDVKQRYSDSRKKWQEKGELLGKLESQVKRMKESFDSKEILLLEERNRASEAHKAAVEKLRTIDDAFRRQLESVQASHHSELLQVAQDKQQQIERANQKVLEVEEEMRQLLEEMEASKRLMEEKMKRLSSALQDFHS; encoded by the exons ATGCTTCTGTCCGTGCTTGC TTTGCTGGATGTTTCTCTACATTCCTCTGTAACGTCCATCAATCTGCACTGCAATCACATCCCCAAGATCGAGGGACTGTCTCCCACTTGGCACCTGAGGCACTTGGACCTCTCCTCCAACCTCATTTCTAAAATTGAAGGCCTTAACTCGCTTGCCTGCCTGAGGACGTTAAATTTGTCCTGCAACAAAATAACCAAAGTTGAAG GACTTAATGGACTGGTGAACTTGATTCGGCTGAACTTGTCGTACAATCAGATAAATAGCCTGACTG GCTTGCTACATCTTCATGGAGAGGGATACAAGCTGAAAAACCTGAGTCTGCACAGCAACAACCTTAGCAGCATGGACCACCTGCTGCAGTGCACACTGGGACTCAGGCAGTTACGGGAGCTCACTTTGATTCAGCGGGGCAGAGGCAACCCTGTGTGCGAGTCACCAG GCTACAGAGACATGATCTTCCAATCTTTGCCCCAGATTTCATATCTGGATGGTCTGGATCAGCAGGGAAGTCCGTTGCACACAGACGCCGACAGTCCTTGTGATGTTCCTGGGCTGGAGAACTACATGgatcttcttctctcttctgacACTAGTCTCAATGAAATG GGCCTTTTGTTGCAGGTGTCCCATGATGCTCCACACGTCGCACCACACCCCAAAAAACCTCTGGGTCAGCTCCATCAGAGAGGTGCATCTGAAGCAGTCAGAGATTTGGCTGGAGGCTTAGGTGGAATGAAGGACAGTGGCACCGCGGCACCAAACCCTGTTGATGAGCAGCGCATCAGACAACTGGAGCAGCAGGTGTCGCGGCTCATCCATCAG ATTCCAGCGCGGGACACCGTCACCACCAGCTGTGTAGAGCCAGTACGGAAGGCCAAAAGGGACACGGACCAAACCTCCGAGAGTGACTGCGACAGTGTCAAGGAAAACAGCCGACACAGCAGAATCGCAAAACGTCCAAACCCCTCAAAGGCAACTAAAAAAATCAATCAGGGGAAGGGATCTGAGAG CGACCAGGAGAATCTTAaacagaggagttcaaagccttctgcagcagcagctcgggGGAGGGCAGGCAGCTCAGGGGGAGCCATCACTGTCGGGCCAGCAAGGCTGGAGCCGCCGAGGAGAACCAGAGCCTGCGGCGATGTGAAAACGTGTCAGAGGCCCACTGAGGAGCAGGATACCTACAGG GCGATCGTGACTGAGCGCGACCAGGAGAGGGAGAGGCGCTGGAAAGCCgagcaggaagtgatgaagCTGACAGAGGAGCTGAAGTGTCTGAATACGAAAGTCTGCGAGGAGAAAGACCTGCAGAGCTTGACCCTGCACACCACAGACAG ACTGAAAgacctgctgctgaaggagcgAGCACAGGGTTCAGAGCTGCAGACGCaggtggagaagctggaggacagGTGTCGGTGTCTCactcagcagctggagcagacgCACTGCAGCGAGGAGCAGCTGAGGACCACGCTGCACCAGCTACAGGAGAAGGTTTCCCACACAGAGACGCTGAGAGCTCAGCAGCATGCTGAAGAG ATGAAGCAGCGCCAGGAAGGCGAGAACAAGGCGGCAGCTATgaggagagagctggacctcCAGAGAGCTTCAGCTTCCCAGCAGAAAGACAAAGTGCAGACGCTGTATGAGCTTCTGGCCTCAAAGGAACAAGAGCACAG AAAACAGCTGGAGATGCGGCTTCAGCCTGGAGGGGCGGATTTTCGCGAGGCTGTGGCCAGAGAGGTTTCATTAGCAGAACAAAACAAGGCCCAGAGGGAGGCGGAACTGCAGGAGAAGCTCGCGGAGAGCAGGAGAGATTACGCTGCCTTGGAGGACGAGTTCCGTATGGCGCTGAGATTAGAAGCAGCTCGCTTTAATGAG GTCAAAGAGGTTTGCGATCAGATGAGGACTGAGGTGTTGAGTCTCAGAGCGAGTCTCTCTCAGGCGCAGCAGAGGGAGAAGAAGTCTGCCTCTCTGGTCCAGGAGCTCAGCGCCATGGTCAGGGAGCAGAAGAGCCGCATTTCAGAGCTCATCAAAGCCAAGAGAGATGCTGTTGCTGAACTGAAG AAGCGTCTGCACTCCCTGGAAGCCGAGGTGGAGCAGGATCAGCGTCTCAGCCTGCAGCTGGAGCTGCTCAAGAAAGACAAGGGTcggcttctggctcagctcactgcTCAAGAATCTGTGATCGACGGCCTCCGGGCAGAGAGGAAGATCTGGGGCCAAGAACTCGCCCAGCAAG GCGCATCGCTGGCTCAGGATCGCGGCCGCCTGGAGGCCAGGATCGAGGCGCTGACCACTGAGGTGGAGTCGCAGAGACAACAGCTGGAGAGGAATGACGACGCTCTGAAGATCAAGTCAAAGATCATCGATGATCAAACGGAAACTATCAGGAAGCTCAAAGAG TCCATGCAGGAGCGAGAAGAGCAGACCCGCAGGCTTCGAGAGGAGGCGGCCCAAGTCCGGAAAAGACACGATGAGGAGACGGCTGAGCTtcaggagcaggtggagcacCTGAGCCTGCGAAGGGAGCAACTGAACCAACAACTGGAGTTCAAGGAGGCGGAGCTAGAGGACGTGAAGCAACGATATAG TGACTCAAGGAAAAAATGGCAGGAGAAGGGGGAACTGCTTGGGAAGCTGGAGAGCCAGGTGAAGCGCATGAAGGAgagctttgactccaaagagatcctgctgctggaggagaggaatAGAGCGTCCGAGGCACACAA AGCTGCAGTAGAGAAGCTGCGCACCATAGATGATGCTTTCCGGAGACAACTGGAGTCTGTCCAGGCTTCCCATCACTCcgagctgctgcaggtggccCAGGACAAGCAGCAGCAAATCGAACGGGCCAATCAGAAG gtgctggaggtggaggaggagatgcgtcagctgctggaggagatggaAGCCAGCAAGAGGCTcatggaggagaaaatgaaacgTCTCTCCAGCGCGCTGCAAGACTTTCACTCctaa
- the lrrcc1 gene encoding leucine-rich repeat and coiled-coil domain-containing protein 1 isoform X3, which yields MELKDKELSLINKGITSLLDVSLHSSVTSINLHCNHIPKIEGLSPTWHLRHLDLSSNLISKIEGLNSLACLRTLNLSCNKITKVEGLNGLVNLIRLNLSYNQINSLTGLLHLHGEGYKLKNLSLHSNNLSSMDHLLQCTLGLRQLRELTLIQRGRGNPVCESPGYRDMIFQSLPQISYLDGLDQQGSPLHTDADSPCDVPGLENYMDLLLSSDTSLNEMVSHDAPHVAPHPKKPLGQLHQRGASEAVRDLAGGLGGMKDSGTAAPNPVDEQRIRQLEQQVSRLIHQIPARDTVTTSCVEPVRKAKRDTDQTSESDCDSVKENSRHSRIAKRPNPSKATKKINQGKGSESDQENLKQRSSKPSAAAARGRAGSSGGAITVGPARLEPPRRTRACGDVKTCQRPTEEQDTYRAIVTERDQERERRWKAEQEVMKLTEELKCLNTKVCEEKDLQSLTLHTTDRLKDLLLKERAQGSELQTQVEKLEDRCRCLTQQLEQTHCSEEQLRTTLHQLQEKVSHTETLRAQQHAEEMKQRQEGENKAAAMRRELDLQRASASQQKDKVQTLYELLASKEQEHRKQLEMRLQPGGADFREAVAREVSLAEQNKAQREAELQEKLAESRRDYAALEDEFRMALRLEAARFNEVKEVCDQMRTEVLSLRASLSQAQQREKKSASLVQELSAMVREQKSRISELIKAKRDAVAELKKRLHSLEAEVEQDQRLSLQLELLKKDKGRLLAQLTAQESVIDGLRAERKIWGQELAQQGASLAQDRGRLEARIEALTTEVESQRQQLERNDDALKIKSKIIDDQTETIRKLKESMQEREEQTRRLREEAAQVRKRHDEETAELQEQVEHLSLRREQLNQQLEFKEAELEDVKQRYSDSRKKWQEKGELLGKLESQVKRMKESFDSKEILLLEERNRASEAHKAAVEKLRTIDDAFRRQLESVQASHHSELLQVAQDKQQQIERANQKVLEVEEEMRQLLEEMEASKRLMEEKMKRLSSALQDFHS from the exons ATGGAGTTGAAGGACAAGGAGCTGAGTCTCATTAACAAGGGCATAACCAG TTTGCTGGATGTTTCTCTACATTCCTCTGTAACGTCCATCAATCTGCACTGCAATCACATCCCCAAGATCGAGGGACTGTCTCCCACTTGGCACCTGAGGCACTTGGACCTCTCCTCCAACCTCATTTCTAAAATTGAAGGCCTTAACTCGCTTGCCTGCCTGAGGACGTTAAATTTGTCCTGCAACAAAATAACCAAAGTTGAAG GACTTAATGGACTGGTGAACTTGATTCGGCTGAACTTGTCGTACAATCAGATAAATAGCCTGACTG GCTTGCTACATCTTCATGGAGAGGGATACAAGCTGAAAAACCTGAGTCTGCACAGCAACAACCTTAGCAGCATGGACCACCTGCTGCAGTGCACACTGGGACTCAGGCAGTTACGGGAGCTCACTTTGATTCAGCGGGGCAGAGGCAACCCTGTGTGCGAGTCACCAG GCTACAGAGACATGATCTTCCAATCTTTGCCCCAGATTTCATATCTGGATGGTCTGGATCAGCAGGGAAGTCCGTTGCACACAGACGCCGACAGTCCTTGTGATGTTCCTGGGCTGGAGAACTACATGgatcttcttctctcttctgacACTAGTCTCAATGAAATG GTGTCCCATGATGCTCCACACGTCGCACCACACCCCAAAAAACCTCTGGGTCAGCTCCATCAGAGAGGTGCATCTGAAGCAGTCAGAGATTTGGCTGGAGGCTTAGGTGGAATGAAGGACAGTGGCACCGCGGCACCAAACCCTGTTGATGAGCAGCGCATCAGACAACTGGAGCAGCAGGTGTCGCGGCTCATCCATCAG ATTCCAGCGCGGGACACCGTCACCACCAGCTGTGTAGAGCCAGTACGGAAGGCCAAAAGGGACACGGACCAAACCTCCGAGAGTGACTGCGACAGTGTCAAGGAAAACAGCCGACACAGCAGAATCGCAAAACGTCCAAACCCCTCAAAGGCAACTAAAAAAATCAATCAGGGGAAGGGATCTGAGAG CGACCAGGAGAATCTTAaacagaggagttcaaagccttctgcagcagcagctcgggGGAGGGCAGGCAGCTCAGGGGGAGCCATCACTGTCGGGCCAGCAAGGCTGGAGCCGCCGAGGAGAACCAGAGCCTGCGGCGATGTGAAAACGTGTCAGAGGCCCACTGAGGAGCAGGATACCTACAGG GCGATCGTGACTGAGCGCGACCAGGAGAGGGAGAGGCGCTGGAAAGCCgagcaggaagtgatgaagCTGACAGAGGAGCTGAAGTGTCTGAATACGAAAGTCTGCGAGGAGAAAGACCTGCAGAGCTTGACCCTGCACACCACAGACAG ACTGAAAgacctgctgctgaaggagcgAGCACAGGGTTCAGAGCTGCAGACGCaggtggagaagctggaggacagGTGTCGGTGTCTCactcagcagctggagcagacgCACTGCAGCGAGGAGCAGCTGAGGACCACGCTGCACCAGCTACAGGAGAAGGTTTCCCACACAGAGACGCTGAGAGCTCAGCAGCATGCTGAAGAG ATGAAGCAGCGCCAGGAAGGCGAGAACAAGGCGGCAGCTATgaggagagagctggacctcCAGAGAGCTTCAGCTTCCCAGCAGAAAGACAAAGTGCAGACGCTGTATGAGCTTCTGGCCTCAAAGGAACAAGAGCACAG AAAACAGCTGGAGATGCGGCTTCAGCCTGGAGGGGCGGATTTTCGCGAGGCTGTGGCCAGAGAGGTTTCATTAGCAGAACAAAACAAGGCCCAGAGGGAGGCGGAACTGCAGGAGAAGCTCGCGGAGAGCAGGAGAGATTACGCTGCCTTGGAGGACGAGTTCCGTATGGCGCTGAGATTAGAAGCAGCTCGCTTTAATGAG GTCAAAGAGGTTTGCGATCAGATGAGGACTGAGGTGTTGAGTCTCAGAGCGAGTCTCTCTCAGGCGCAGCAGAGGGAGAAGAAGTCTGCCTCTCTGGTCCAGGAGCTCAGCGCCATGGTCAGGGAGCAGAAGAGCCGCATTTCAGAGCTCATCAAAGCCAAGAGAGATGCTGTTGCTGAACTGAAG AAGCGTCTGCACTCCCTGGAAGCCGAGGTGGAGCAGGATCAGCGTCTCAGCCTGCAGCTGGAGCTGCTCAAGAAAGACAAGGGTcggcttctggctcagctcactgcTCAAGAATCTGTGATCGACGGCCTCCGGGCAGAGAGGAAGATCTGGGGCCAAGAACTCGCCCAGCAAG GCGCATCGCTGGCTCAGGATCGCGGCCGCCTGGAGGCCAGGATCGAGGCGCTGACCACTGAGGTGGAGTCGCAGAGACAACAGCTGGAGAGGAATGACGACGCTCTGAAGATCAAGTCAAAGATCATCGATGATCAAACGGAAACTATCAGGAAGCTCAAAGAG TCCATGCAGGAGCGAGAAGAGCAGACCCGCAGGCTTCGAGAGGAGGCGGCCCAAGTCCGGAAAAGACACGATGAGGAGACGGCTGAGCTtcaggagcaggtggagcacCTGAGCCTGCGAAGGGAGCAACTGAACCAACAACTGGAGTTCAAGGAGGCGGAGCTAGAGGACGTGAAGCAACGATATAG TGACTCAAGGAAAAAATGGCAGGAGAAGGGGGAACTGCTTGGGAAGCTGGAGAGCCAGGTGAAGCGCATGAAGGAgagctttgactccaaagagatcctgctgctggaggagaggaatAGAGCGTCCGAGGCACACAA AGCTGCAGTAGAGAAGCTGCGCACCATAGATGATGCTTTCCGGAGACAACTGGAGTCTGTCCAGGCTTCCCATCACTCcgagctgctgcaggtggccCAGGACAAGCAGCAGCAAATCGAACGGGCCAATCAGAAG gtgctggaggtggaggaggagatgcgtcagctgctggaggagatggaAGCCAGCAAGAGGCTcatggaggagaaaatgaaacgTCTCTCCAGCGCGCTGCAAGACTTTCACTCctaa